A stretch of Lactuca sativa cultivar Salinas chromosome 6, Lsat_Salinas_v11, whole genome shotgun sequence DNA encodes these proteins:
- the LOC111897793 gene encoding ABC transporter G family member 3 yields MMEEIQSQSDNYRSSSSSASSPITKLPSSHFYYLRKPGSLRNPISFEDSPDWDDTDVELKVEEVRDTINAATTTASPSPSKLNSRSTSSSSPPPPSPPPPVARKISGASIVWKDLTVTIKGKRKYSDRVIKSSNGFALPGTITVIMGPAKSGKSTLLKALSGRLDDSAKVYGEVFVNGAKSSLHYGSYGFVGRKNTLIGSLTVREYLYYSALLQLPGFLCEKKSIVEEAILAMSLNEHANKLIGSHCCTKGLSKGEKRRITIARELITRPHLLFIDEPLYHLDSVSALLMMVTLKKLASNGLTLIFTIYQSSTEVFGLFDRICLLSNGNTLFFGETLACLQHFSNAGFPCPIMQSPSDHFLRAINTDFDRIISVCKNWQDDNGDLSSVNMDTAIAIRTLEETYRLSADVASVETMILRLTEREGPLLKSKGKASSVARIAVLTWRSFLIMSRELKYYWLRLILCMMLSLCIGTMFSGLGHSLLSVEMRVAAIFLFISFTSLLSVVGVPMQLKEVKVYACEDSNGHSGGFVFLMGQLLASIPFLFLISISSSLVFYFLVELRSEFSHLMYFVLNFFMCLLVNEGLMLVVVTILQDTFSSISTLVFIHIVMMLSAGYFRIRSALPRLVWMYPLSYITFHTFSIQGILENEYSGVSFAVGEMRTVSGYQALENVYDVSPNEHSKWKNLYILSFMAICYRVLVFLLLHICVKKNVSLFRFVCCKMKINVAQ; encoded by the exons ATGATGGAAGAAATACAGTCTCAATCAGATAACTACagatcttcatcatcttcagccAGCAGTccaattactaaattaccctccAGTCACTTCTACTACTTAAGAAAACCCGGTTCTTTAAGAAACCCAATTTCATTCGAGGATTCACCAGATTGGGACGACACAGATGTTGAGCTCAAGGTGGAGGAGGTTCGCGACACCATTAACGCCGCCACCACAACAGCTTCACCATCTCCTTCCAAACTTAACAGCAGGTCCacgtcatcatcatcaccaccaccaccatccccaccaccacCGGTGGCTAGAAAGATTTCAGGCGCTTCAATTGTATGGAAGGATTTAACAGTCACCATAAAGGGTAAAAGAAAGTATTCTGATAGGGTCATAAAAAGCTCAAATGGATTTGCTTTACCTGGAACAATTACAGTGATCATGGGACCTGCAAAATCAGGGAAATCTACCCTTTTGAAAGCTCTTTCAG GGAGATTGGATGATTCCGCAAAAGTGTATGGTGAAGTATTTGTAAATGGCGCAAAGTCATCCTTGCACTATGGATCATAT GGATTTGTCGGGAGGAAAAACACACTTATTGGCTCACTAACAGTGCGTGAATATCTCTACTACTCAGCACTACTTCAACTTCCTGGTTTCTTATGTGAGAAAAAAAGTATTGTTGAGGAAGCAATACTCGCAATGTCATTGAATGAACATGCAAACAAGCTTATAGGCAGCCATTGTTGTACAAAGGGTCTTTCTAAAGGTGAAAAAAGACGCATCACCATTGCTAGGGAGCTCATAACGAGACCACATCTTTTATTCATAGATGAGCCTCTGTATCATCTCGACAG TGTTTCTGCACTACTTATGATGGTGACATTAAAGAAGCTTGCAAGCAATGGGTTGACACTAATTTTCACAATTTACCAAAGTAGCACTGAAGTTTTTGGTCTGTTTGACCGAATTTGTCTTCTTTCAAATGGAAACACTTTGTTTTTTGGAGAGACATTGGCTTGCTTGCAG CATTTCTCAAATGCTGGATTTCCTTGCCCCATCATGCAAAGTCCTTCTGATCACTTTCTTCGTGCCATAAACACAGACTTTGACCGGATTATTTCAGTCTGCAAAAACTGGCAA GATGACAATGGGGATCTTTCATCGGTTAATATGGACACTGCAATAGCAATTCGTACGCTTGAAGAAACCTACAGATTGTCTGCTGACGTGGCATCAGTTGAGACAATGATACTAAGGCTAACCGAAAGG GAAGGCCCCTTGCTCAAAAGCAAGGGTAAGGCAAGCAGTGTGGCAAGAATTGCAGTATTGACTTGGAGATCATTTTTGATTATGTCAAGGGAGTTGAAATATTATTGGCTTCGATTAATTCTTTGCATGATGCTTTCGCTATGTATTGGCACTATGTTTTCGGGATTAGGTCATTCGCTATTGTCCGTTGag ATGAGAGTTGCTGCGATCTTTTTGTTTATATCTTTTACGTCGCTCTTAAGCGTTGTTGGAGTGCCTATGCAATTGAAGGAGGTGAAGGTGTATGCTTGTGAAGATTCAAATGGACATTCGGGAGGATTTGTTTTCTTAATGGGGCAATTGTTGGCGAGCATTCCGTTCTTGtttctcatctcaatttcatCAAGTCTAGTCTTCTACTTCCTTGTTGAGCTTCGAAGCGAGTTTAGCCATTTGATGTATTTTGTGCTTAACTTTTTCATGTGTCTTTTGGTTAACGAAGGCCTCATGTTGGTTGTTGTCACCATATTGCAAGATACGTTTTCGAGTATTTCAACGCTCGTGTTTATACAC atAGTGATGATGCTTTCGGCTGGCTATTTTCGAATTCGAAGTGCTTTGCCTAGGCTAGTATGGATGTACCCTCTATCCTACATTACTTTCCATACGTTCTCAATTCAG gGAATCTTGGAGAATGAATATAGTGGAGTTTCATTTGCAGTGGGGGAAATGAGGACTGTTTCGGGTTATCAAGCTCTTGAAAACGTATACGATGTGTCTCCGAATGAACATTCCAAGTGGAAAAATTTATATATTCTTTCTTTTATGGCTATTTGTTATCGAGTTCTTGTGTTCCTATTGCTACATATTTGTGTCAAGAAGAATGTTTCTTTATTCAGATTTGTATGTTGTAAAATGAAGATCAATGTCGCACAATGA